One genomic segment of Stenotrophomonas sp. 704A1 includes these proteins:
- a CDS encoding long-chain fatty acid--CoA ligase — protein sequence MSLDRPWLQSYPKGVPAEIDVNEFHSVVSVFDASVAKFRDRPAYSSFGKVLTYGETDALVEQFAAYLLGELKLKKGDRVALMMPNCLQYPVATFGVLRAGLTVVNVNPLYTARELKHQLIDAGVTALVVVDNFGDTVEQVIADTPVRQVITTGLGDLLGAKGAIVNFVLKYIKKMVPNYHLKGAIRFKQALKLGSRHTLPAVEIDHDDVAFLQYTGGTTGVAKGAMLTNRNLIANMQQASAWISASGIEMGKEWIITALPLYHIFALTANGLVFMKFGGCNHLITNPRDMKGFVKELKSVRFTAMTGVNTLFNGLLNTPGFDTVDFSSLKVTLGGGMAVQRAVAERWKKVTGVTLVEAYGLTETSPAACINPLTLAEYNGSIGLPIPSTDACIKDDNGNILPLGEVGELCIRGPQVMKGYWQRPEETAKAVDADNWLHTGDMAKMDEHGFFYIVDRKKDMILVSGFNVYPNEVEDVIAMMPGVLEVAAVGVPDEKSGEVVKVVIVKKDPNLTAEMVKEHARANLTGYKHPRIVEFRKELPKTNVGKILRRELRDTPAT from the coding sequence ATGAGTCTGGATCGTCCCTGGCTGCAGAGCTATCCGAAAGGCGTTCCCGCTGAAATCGACGTCAACGAATTCCATTCGGTGGTCTCGGTCTTCGACGCGTCCGTCGCGAAATTCCGCGACCGTCCCGCCTACTCCAGCTTCGGCAAGGTGCTGACCTACGGCGAAACCGACGCCCTGGTCGAGCAGTTCGCGGCCTACCTGCTGGGCGAGCTGAAGCTCAAGAAGGGCGACCGCGTCGCCCTGATGATGCCCAACTGCCTGCAGTACCCGGTGGCCACCTTCGGCGTGCTGCGTGCCGGCCTGACCGTGGTCAACGTCAACCCGCTGTACACCGCGCGCGAACTCAAGCACCAGCTGATCGACGCCGGCGTCACCGCCCTGGTGGTGGTGGACAACTTCGGTGACACCGTCGAGCAGGTCATCGCCGATACCCCGGTCAGGCAGGTCATCACCACCGGGCTGGGCGACCTGCTCGGCGCCAAGGGCGCGATCGTCAACTTCGTGCTGAAGTACATCAAGAAGATGGTGCCCAACTACCATCTGAAGGGCGCGATCCGCTTCAAGCAGGCGCTGAAGCTGGGCAGCCGCCACACCCTGCCCGCGGTCGAGATCGACCACGACGACGTGGCATTCCTGCAGTACACCGGCGGCACCACCGGCGTGGCCAAGGGCGCGATGCTGACCAACCGCAACCTGATCGCCAACATGCAGCAGGCCTCGGCCTGGATCAGCGCGTCGGGCATCGAGATGGGCAAGGAATGGATCATCACCGCCCTGCCGCTGTACCACATCTTCGCATTGACCGCGAACGGCCTGGTCTTCATGAAGTTCGGTGGCTGCAACCACCTGATCACCAACCCGCGCGACATGAAGGGCTTCGTCAAGGAGCTCAAGTCGGTGCGTTTCACCGCCATGACCGGCGTCAACACGCTGTTCAACGGCCTGCTCAACACGCCCGGCTTCGACACCGTCGACTTCTCGTCGCTGAAGGTCACCCTGGGCGGCGGCATGGCCGTGCAGCGCGCGGTGGCCGAGCGCTGGAAGAAGGTCACCGGCGTCACCCTGGTCGAGGCCTACGGCCTGACCGAAACCTCGCCGGCAGCCTGCATCAACCCGCTCACCCTGGCCGAGTACAACGGCTCGATCGGTCTGCCGATTCCGTCCACCGATGCCTGCATCAAGGACGACAACGGCAACATCCTGCCTCTCGGCGAGGTGGGCGAACTGTGCATCCGCGGGCCGCAGGTCATGAAGGGCTACTGGCAGCGCCCCGAGGAAACCGCCAAGGCGGTGGACGCCGACAACTGGCTGCACACCGGTGACATGGCGAAGATGGACGAGCACGGCTTCTTCTACATCGTCGACCGCAAGAAGGACATGATCCTGGTGTCCGGCTTCAACGTGTACCCGAACGAAGTCGAGGACGTGATCGCGATGATGCCGGGCGTGCTGGAAGTGGCCGCGGTCGGCGTCCCCGACGAGAAGTCCGGTGAAGTGGTGAAGGTGGTCATCGTCAAGAAGGACCCCAACCTGACCGCGGAGATGGTCAAGGAACACGCCCGGGCCAACCTGACCGGCTACAAGCACCCGCGAATCGTAGAATTCCGAAAAGAGCTGCCGAAGACCAACGTCGGCAAGATCCTCCGTCGCGAGCTCCGTGATACGCCCGCCACGTAA